A DNA window from Candidatus Woesearchaeota archaeon contains the following coding sequences:
- the erpA gene encoding iron-sulfur cluster insertion protein ErpA produces the protein MAETTTQTTQTTQSTTKQFITRETTIGDIVAQYPYPEIVETLMGFGVHCVGCGASAYESLEDGFAGHGMGDTDIDEAVRQLNEVIGKIEEERSVAPAPVETESKQDYNLTLTESAAAKIRELRSREKKDDHALRIRIIPGGCSGFQYRFIFDNKTTADDTILEKHGVNLCVDKESLAMLNNAKIDFVDTLQGSGFKIDNPNSTDNCHCGKSFK, from the coding sequence ATGGCAGAAACAACAACCCAAACAACCCAAACAACCCAATCAACCACAAAACAATTCATCACCCGCGAAACAACCATCGGTGACATTGTTGCGCAGTATCCGTATCCTGAAATAGTTGAGACCTTGATGGGCTTCGGCGTGCACTGCGTTGGCTGCGGCGCGAGTGCGTATGAGTCGCTGGAAGACGGCTTTGCCGGCCACGGCATGGGCGACACTGATATTGATGAGGCGGTTCGCCAGCTGAATGAAGTTATTGGCAAAATCGAAGAGGAGCGCAGCGTGGCGCCTGCACCTGTTGAAACAGAATCAAAACAAGACTATAACCTCACGCTCACTGAATCCGCTGCTGCAAAAATCAGGGAACTGCGCAGCAGAGAAAAGAAAGATGACCATGCGTTACGCATCAGAATCATTCCCGGCGGCTGTTCTGGCTTCCAGTACCGCTTTATTTTTGACAACAAGACAACTGCTGACGATACTATTCTTGAAAAGCACGGCGTAAACCTGTGTGTTGACAAAGAAAGTCTGGCTATGCTCAACAATGCGAAAATAGATTTTGTCGATACGCTGCAGGGCAGCGGATTTAAGATAGACAATCCCAATTCAACTGATAACTGCCATTGTGGGAAGAGCTTTAAGTAA
- a CDS encoding NUDIX hydrolase: MKQGTLAGAVIIQNKRLLLIHNIKHGRRIEVPGGKVHSGETHEQALVRECLEEIGVTVSVGTKIGVYHTPSPEGVFNCHLYHCTILHGEPTICEPHKCDKIGWYTYNKLEQLKKDGLLVPNVVGAMEHLKGMMK, encoded by the coding sequence ATGAAACAAGGAACACTTGCTGGCGCAGTTATCATTCAGAACAAGCGGCTTCTCCTAATTCATAACATCAAACATGGCAGGCGCATCGAAGTGCCCGGCGGAAAAGTACATTCCGGAGAAACGCATGAGCAAGCGCTGGTTCGCGAGTGTCTCGAAGAAATTGGTGTGACTGTTTCTGTCGGCACAAAAATCGGTGTGTATCATACACCCTCCCCTGAAGGCGTGTTCAACTGCCATCTGTATCACTGCACTATTCTTCACGGCGAGCCAACCATTTGCGAGCCGCACAAGTGCGACAAAATCGGATGGTATACCTACAACAAGCTCGAACAGCTGAAAAAAGACGGTCTGCTCGTGCCGAATGTGGTGGGTGCGATGGAGCATTTGAAGGGGATGATGAAGTAA
- a CDS encoding PIN domain-containing protein translates to MNTVIVDSNIFIGLWYKGDQHRQKSIDIMNQLLDKKIGKMIVTNYVIVEVINFLMKKVRFEDLLKAYVSLTDVERIQVMYVDKVMHYEIGRLMAQYKTLTLTDCSLIVAARELNVPIIYSFDGGFDKVSDIERRES, encoded by the coding sequence ATGAACACGGTAATTGTTGATTCAAACATATTCATCGGTCTTTGGTACAAAGGAGATCAGCATCGACAAAAGAGCATCGATATCATGAATCAGTTGCTCGATAAGAAAATAGGAAAGATGATTGTCACGAATTATGTCATTGTCGAAGTAATTAATTTTCTTATGAAGAAGGTACGCTTTGAAGATCTTCTCAAAGCCTACGTTTCCTTAACTGATGTTGAGCGGATTCAGGTCATGTACGTTGATAAAGTGATGCACTACGAAATCGGAAGATTGATGGCACAATACAAAACATTAACACTTACTGACTGCTCACTTATCGTCGCTGCACGTGAACTAAATGTGCCGATAATTTATTCTTTTGATGGAGGGTTTGACAAAGTTAGTGATATCGAACGAAGAGAATCCTGA
- the polX gene encoding DNA polymerase/3'-5' exonuclease PolX has product MRKNSEVAKILYQIADLLDIQNVQWKPQAYRKAAQSVESYPEDIADVAKERKLKDVPSVGEHIAQKIEEYLTTGKSFYFEKLKKEMPVAEELFHLEGIGPKTIKLLYQKLKIKTLPDLKKAAQQGKISKLEGMGEKKQQQILESIGRLQTWAPHRFLLGEASLMVEDIISYLKKMQGVEKAMPAGSYLRGKETVGDVDVLIVGQNNKKIMDVFVSMNDVAKVLAHGESKSSIRLSNGLQVDARVVNKNQYGSALQYFTGSKEHSVALRKLALKKGLTLSEYGLFTVKGKKRVAGKTEEEIYKKLGMQWMPPEMRENRGEIELALKHKIPKLVELPDISGDFQTQTNWSDGAHSIEEMAKKAQQLGWKFVTITDHVGGMGIVNPLNEKRLTKQAAEIDKAEKKIGIRIFKGAEIDITKNGELALSKTACKKLDVVLMSIHSAFRMPSSEMTKRICTAMEKYPVNVFGHPTGRLINQRNSVEFDADKVFQTAKDNGVFLEINGQPARMDLNDVHVHAAREIGCSFVVSSDAHAKEQLEYVKYGVITARRGWLEKRHVLNTRTLAQIEKVLER; this is encoded by the coding sequence ATGCGCAAGAACAGCGAGGTTGCCAAGATTCTGTACCAAATTGCCGATCTTCTCGATATTCAAAACGTGCAATGGAAGCCGCAAGCATATCGAAAAGCCGCGCAGAGTGTAGAAAGTTACCCAGAAGATATTGCTGATGTTGCAAAAGAAAGGAAACTGAAAGACGTTCCCAGCGTTGGCGAACATATTGCGCAAAAAATAGAGGAGTATCTCACCACCGGAAAAAGCTTTTATTTTGAAAAGCTCAAAAAAGAAATGCCGGTTGCAGAAGAACTCTTCCATCTCGAAGGTATTGGCCCGAAAACAATCAAGTTGTTGTACCAAAAACTAAAAATAAAAACCCTCCCCGACCTCAAAAAGGCAGCACAGCAGGGAAAAATAAGCAAATTGGAAGGAATGGGCGAAAAAAAACAGCAGCAGATTCTGGAAAGCATCGGACGCCTGCAAACATGGGCACCTCACCGGTTCTTGTTGGGCGAAGCATCGCTGATGGTGGAAGATATTATTTCGTATCTGAAAAAAATGCAAGGCGTGGAGAAGGCGATGCCTGCCGGCTCATACCTACGCGGCAAGGAAACTGTGGGCGATGTTGATGTTCTTATCGTTGGGCAAAACAATAAAAAAATAATGGATGTCTTTGTGTCAATGAACGACGTGGCAAAAGTGCTGGCGCACGGCGAAAGCAAAAGCAGTATCCGTTTATCGAATGGACTGCAAGTGGACGCACGCGTGGTCAACAAAAACCAGTACGGCTCGGCACTGCAATACTTTACAGGAAGCAAAGAACATTCAGTTGCCCTGCGAAAACTGGCGCTCAAAAAAGGGCTGACCTTAAGCGAGTACGGCCTTTTCACCGTGAAAGGCAAGAAACGTGTTGCCGGCAAAACAGAAGAGGAGATTTATAAAAAACTCGGCATGCAATGGATGCCACCGGAAATGCGCGAGAACCGCGGCGAAATTGAACTGGCGCTGAAGCACAAGATTCCAAAACTGGTTGAGTTGCCTGACATCAGTGGCGATTTTCAAACACAGACCAACTGGAGCGATGGTGCACACAGCATTGAGGAGATGGCAAAAAAAGCCCAGCAGCTTGGCTGGAAATTTGTCACGATTACTGACCACGTCGGCGGCATGGGGATTGTCAACCCGCTAAATGAAAAACGGCTGACGAAACAGGCCGCGGAAATTGACAAAGCAGAGAAAAAAATTGGAATCCGCATTTTCAAGGGCGCGGAAATAGACATAACAAAAAACGGCGAGCTTGCGTTGTCAAAGACAGCGTGCAAGAAACTGGACGTCGTGCTGATGTCCATTCACTCGGCGTTTCGAATGCCTTCTTCAGAGATGACGAAACGGATTTGTACTGCAATGGAAAAGTATCCAGTCAATGTATTTGGCCATCCGACCGGACGGCTGATTAATCAACGAAATAGTGTTGAATTTGACGCTGACAAAGTGTTTCAGACGGCGAAAGATAACGGCGTATTTCTGGAAATCAACGGACAGCCCGCACGAATGGATTTGAATGATGTGCACGTTCATGCAGCACGCGAAATTGGCTGTTCGTTTGTGGTCAGTTCTGACGCGCACGCGAAAGAGCAGCTTGAGTATGTGAAATACGGCGTCATCACTGCACGCAGAGGATGGCTAGAAAAACGGCACGTGCTGAATACGAGGACGCTAGCGCAGATTGAGAAAGTATTGGAGAGATAA
- a CDS encoding FAD-binding oxidoreductase, translating into MPKEIFKATLTEIRYLTNDIAYFSFDVPAQFTFTAGQFVLIKITNNGQTKTKSYSILNPPSEKGKIELCVKIIPGGFASDILKNARKGEVFEMQGPFGFFVFDEKKAAKDGMKNWLICTGAGIAPFYSMLTEHVKNNPAFPFTLLFGCRTRGDILMYSELKKLAQQYSNFTYLVTLSQEKWSGLQGRVQHHVPAELNNKMFYLCGFKDMVLETQQLLKSRNVSPENVKIERYT; encoded by the coding sequence ATGCCCAAAGAAATCTTCAAAGCAACGCTTACGGAAATAAGGTATCTCACGAATGACATCGCGTACTTTTCATTCGATGTGCCCGCCCAGTTTACCTTCACGGCTGGACAATTTGTACTCATAAAAATAACAAACAATGGCCAGACAAAAACAAAATCATACTCTATTTTAAATCCGCCGTCAGAAAAAGGAAAAATTGAGCTGTGCGTGAAAATTATTCCGGGCGGCTTTGCCTCTGACATTCTCAAAAACGCGCGAAAAGGTGAGGTGTTTGAGATGCAGGGGCCGTTTGGCTTTTTTGTGTTTGACGAAAAAAAAGCAGCAAAGGATGGAATGAAAAATTGGCTTATCTGCACCGGCGCCGGTATCGCGCCGTTCTATTCAATGCTGACGGAGCACGTTAAAAATAATCCGGCATTCCCGTTTACCCTGCTCTTTGGCTGTCGGACTCGAGGTGACATTTTGATGTATAGCGAGCTGAAAAAACTGGCGCAGCAGTACTCCAACTTCACCTATCTGGTCACGTTGTCGCAAGAGAAATGGAGCGGGCTTCAGGGGCGTGTGCAGCACCACGTGCCAGCTGAGTTGAATAACAAGATGTTTTATCTTTGCGGGTTTAAAGACATGGTGCTGGAAACCCAGCAGCTTCTGAAAAGCCGGAATGTCTCGCCGGAGAATGTTAAGATTGAGAGGTATACATAA
- a CDS encoding metal-dependent transcriptional regulator, whose amino-acid sequence MITATKEDYLRAIYRLEEKQGRAVKAVELAKELHLAKSTVSERLRELSRAKLVKPQYSTLSLTARGCALGRTLTYKHRIIEVFLHDMLNFDKKKIHAEAHKLEHAFSDEAIKKLSRLLGNPRTDPHGSAIPAV is encoded by the coding sequence ATGATCACCGCGACCAAAGAGGATTATCTTCGGGCGATCTATCGCTTGGAGGAAAAACAGGGGCGGGCCGTCAAAGCCGTCGAGCTTGCCAAAGAATTGCACCTCGCTAAATCAACCGTCTCTGAACGGCTTCGGGAACTGTCGCGTGCAAAACTTGTCAAGCCGCAGTACTCAACGCTTTCCCTGACTGCCCGCGGTTGCGCTCTGGGGCGTACGCTGACCTACAAGCACCGCATCATTGAAGTGTTTCTCCATGACATGCTCAACTTCGACAAAAAGAAAATCCACGCCGAGGCACATAAATTGGAACACGCATTCAGCGATGAGGCAATCAAAAAGTTAAGCCGACTGTTGGGGAATCCGCGCACGGATCCGCACGGCTCAGCGATACCAGCGGTGTAA
- a CDS encoding superoxide dismutase yields the protein MAHTLPKLDYDYSALEPTIDAKTMEIHHTKHHQAYIDKLNAAIKGTAFESMDVVELIKKLNEVPENIRTAVRNHGGGHLNHSFFWKIMAPKAGGEPTGKIGDAITKTFGSFEKFKEEFSNAGLNRFGSGWAWLVADHGKLAVVSTPNQDNPLTDGKIPLLGCDVWEHAYYLRYQNKRADYLAAFWNVVNWKEVEKQFKALK from the coding sequence ATGGCACATACCTTACCAAAACTTGATTATGACTACAGCGCGCTTGAGCCGACCATTGACGCAAAAACAATGGAGATTCATCACACAAAACACCATCAGGCCTACATTGACAAGCTCAACGCCGCGATTAAAGGGACTGCATTTGAATCAATGGACGTTGTTGAACTGATAAAAAAATTAAACGAAGTTCCTGAAAACATCCGAACCGCTGTTCGCAATCATGGCGGCGGCCATCTGAATCATTCGTTCTTCTGGAAAATAATGGCGCCGAAAGCCGGCGGCGAACCAACCGGAAAAATTGGCGACGCCATCACGAAAACATTTGGCAGCTTTGAAAAATTCAAGGAAGAATTTTCAAACGCAGGGCTGAATCGCTTTGGTTCGGGTTGGGCATGGCTCGTTGCAGATCATGGAAAACTTGCAGTAGTCAGCACGCCGAATCAGGACAACCCGCTCACGGACGGAAAAATTCCCTTGCTCGGATGCGACGTCTGGGAACACGCCTATTATTTACGCTACCAAAACAAGCGCGCTGATTATCTTGCCGCGTTCTGGAACGTGGTGAACTGGAAGGAAGTTGAGAAACAGTTTAAGGCATTGAAATAA
- a CDS encoding DUF2892 domain-containing protein has product MSKQNLNATDRVLRFALAFWWLGPWKLQFANEWLNWAVLVIGWIALVESFWGYCWLHEKLGLK; this is encoded by the coding sequence ATGAGCAAACAAAATCTTAATGCAACCGACCGCGTTCTGCGGTTCGCGCTGGCGTTCTGGTGGCTCGGACCGTGGAAATTGCAATTTGCCAACGAGTGGCTGAATTGGGCTGTGCTCGTCATCGGCTGGATTGCCTTGGTTGAAAGTTTCTGGGGCTACTGCTGGCTGCATGAAAAGCTGGGATTGAAATAA
- the dph2 gene encoding diphthamide biosynthesis enzyme Dph2, producing MRFNFQLDKTIQELVERKPKTVLVQLPLGIKMDVLDIMAPLQTAVPATRFIISGEHCWGGCDIDLDEAKAVGAELIVHFGHAPFVKIDFPILYVYVEDTKDLMPLAEKSKKFLEQYTTIGLVSSIQHIHLIEKIKQFYEQHGKKVFIPNKQGYAHVNGHVVGCEYGGLKKSKKENNIEAVVVLGNQFHALGAALALPETPVILLDTYNEDVVLMDEKRREIITQRAASIEKMKEAKTVGIIIGLKVGQKFGAYQLLKEGFEKQGKNVLLITMREMTPDKIYNFYTVDGFVELACPRIAVDDFERYKKPIITFKEALVVLGKNKWEELFTDGFV from the coding sequence ATGCGCTTCAATTTTCAGTTAGACAAAACAATTCAAGAGCTGGTAGAGCGAAAGCCAAAAACTGTGCTTGTCCAGCTGCCGCTCGGCATCAAGATGGACGTATTGGATATTATGGCGCCGCTGCAAACAGCAGTTCCCGCCACCCGATTTATTATTTCGGGAGAACACTGTTGGGGCGGGTGTGACATTGATTTGGACGAGGCAAAAGCAGTTGGTGCAGAACTGATTGTGCACTTTGGCCATGCGCCGTTTGTGAAAATCGATTTTCCGATTCTGTATGTGTATGTAGAAGACACCAAAGATTTGATGCCGCTGGCTGAAAAATCAAAAAAGTTTCTTGAACAGTACACAACCATTGGCCTTGTAAGTTCAATTCAGCACATTCACCTCATTGAAAAAATAAAACAGTTCTACGAACAGCACGGAAAAAAAGTATTCATTCCAAATAAGCAGGGCTATGCGCACGTCAACGGCCATGTGGTCGGCTGCGAATATGGCGGCTTGAAAAAAAGCAAAAAAGAAAACAATATTGAAGCAGTCGTCGTGCTCGGCAACCAGTTCCACGCGCTCGGCGCGGCACTCGCGCTGCCGGAAACACCCGTTATTTTGCTGGACACCTACAACGAGGACGTTGTGCTCATGGATGAAAAACGCCGCGAGATAATTACGCAGCGCGCCGCATCAATAGAAAAAATGAAAGAGGCAAAAACCGTCGGCATCATCATCGGCCTCAAGGTCGGCCAAAAATTCGGCGCGTACCAACTATTGAAAGAGGGTTTTGAAAAGCAAGGGAAAAATGTGTTGTTGATTACGATGAGAGAAATGACGCCGGACAAGATATATAATTTTTACACCGTCGATGGATTTGTCGAACTGGCCTGCCCAAGAATCGCCGTTGATGATTTTGAGCGCTACAAGAAACCGATTATTACCTTCAAAGAGGCGCTCGTTGTTCTGGGAAAAAATAAGTGGGAAGAATTGTTTACTGACGGTTTTGTATAG
- the ppcA gene encoding phosphoenolpyruvate carboxylase: MNLSRTMSTQHPDNVALPFFGTNGVIGDSDEVREAFYAFVELGIREQLWDFEGKDVDNSVVRKLLLDYPDFFKKKQLGKDVFLTYRVPNPDVEKNEGKILLETLESIPLSFDTAKSFYQNDIPPIFELAVPMVSSSASIIRIAEYYKHYIVGRQTSTIHDTTIGKWLGTFSPDTVRIMPLFEDKDSMLNAHTMSKEFIASQKIKDYLRVWLARSDPALNYGSVATVLIEKIALQRLDVLSEKLSIDIHPTLGCGSAPFRGNLKPTNVERIITAYPSVQTFTIQSAFKYDYPEQKVKDAVAAIEATKPKKPFAVDEKALFPIIEKLEAAYQKQIKLLAPIINEFSVFVPRRRKRKQHIGLFGYSRSTTGVHLPRAIPFCCSLYSLGLPPELLGMHALTEKDVDTLHHAYPSFEYDIRDAAQFLNKDTLDFFPKEIQKTVSEAVQRFGAPVHEGHKKITSEIVKEFKAKRVSADKIEAAGKIRGFLG, encoded by the coding sequence ATGAATCTTTCAAGGACCATGTCCACCCAGCACCCCGACAACGTGGCGCTGCCCTTTTTTGGCACCAACGGTGTCATTGGTGACAGTGACGAGGTTCGCGAGGCGTTCTACGCCTTCGTTGAATTGGGCATTCGCGAGCAGTTGTGGGACTTTGAAGGCAAGGACGTTGACAACAGCGTCGTGCGCAAGTTGTTGCTGGACTATCCTGACTTTTTCAAAAAGAAACAGCTCGGCAAGGATGTTTTTCTGACCTATCGCGTGCCAAATCCTGACGTTGAAAAAAATGAAGGAAAAATACTTCTTGAAACGCTGGAAAGCATCCCCCTCAGTTTCGATACAGCAAAATCATTTTACCAGAATGACATTCCTCCGATTTTCGAGCTCGCAGTGCCGATGGTTTCGTCGTCAGCCTCCATTATCCGCATCGCTGAATATTATAAACACTATATTGTCGGCAGGCAAACCAGCACCATCCATGACACCACCATCGGAAAATGGCTCGGCACATTTTCTCCTGACACCGTGCGGATCATGCCACTGTTTGAAGACAAGGACTCAATGCTCAATGCCCACACCATGAGCAAGGAATTTATCGCCAGCCAAAAAATAAAGGATTATCTCCGCGTCTGGCTTGCGCGAAGCGATCCGGCGCTGAATTACGGTTCAGTCGCCACCGTGCTGATTGAGAAAATCGCGCTCCAGCGATTGGACGTGTTGTCTGAAAAACTCTCCATTGACATTCATCCGACGCTTGGCTGCGGCTCGGCGCCCTTTCGGGGAAATCTCAAGCCGACAAACGTTGAGCGAATCATTACGGCGTACCCATCGGTGCAAACATTTACCATCCAGTCAGCATTCAAATACGATTATCCCGAACAAAAAGTCAAGGACGCCGTTGCAGCGATTGAGGCGACAAAACCAAAAAAGCCGTTCGCGGTTGATGAAAAAGCTCTGTTTCCCATTATTGAAAAACTTGAGGCGGCGTATCAGAAACAAATAAAACTGCTTGCACCAATAATTAACGAATTTTCTGTATTTGTGCCGCGCCGAAGAAAACGAAAACAGCACATCGGCTTGTTTGGATATTCCCGCAGTACAACCGGCGTGCATCTTCCCCGTGCAATTCCCTTTTGCTGTTCTCTTTATTCACTCGGCTTGCCGCCTGAATTACTGGGCATGCACGCGCTGACCGAGAAAGATGTTGATACATTGCATCATGCCTATCCATCCTTTGAATACGATATTCGCGACGCTGCACAATTTTTGAACAAGGACACGCTTGATTTTTTTCCCAAAGAAATCCAGAAAACAGTTTCTGAAGCAGTGCAGCGTTTTGGCGCACCGGTTCACGAGGGCCATAAAAAAATCACGAGTGAGATTGTCAAAGAATTCAAGGCGAAACGCGTGTCGGCCGACAAGATTGAGGCGGCCGGGAAGATACGGGGATTTTTGGGATAA
- a CDS encoding helix-turn-helix domain-containing protein, translating into MFKFSFKIHHRGCFETELSKRFPKHHITVVDIQSRNPKEKQYFYYINGDEKQFEGIIGFLQKTGAYKTIKEVERSKDTLLLIVVLRQKGFVQNIIQKYNGFFIDLHTVHGGFEYWHVGVVDRDAIKLMLAELKKAGAVTVLSIGKVDFSHTLLSPQQKKIFQYAHEQGYYHLPRKTTIMQLARGLKLSPATVGEHLLKAENKLINRAAQQI; encoded by the coding sequence ATGTTCAAATTCAGCTTCAAAATACACCATCGCGGCTGTTTTGAGACCGAGTTGAGCAAACGATTTCCCAAGCACCACATCACGGTCGTTGATATCCAGTCCCGAAATCCAAAGGAGAAACAATATTTCTATTACATCAACGGTGATGAAAAACAGTTTGAGGGGATTATTGGCTTCCTCCAAAAAACAGGGGCATACAAGACCATAAAAGAAGTGGAGCGGTCAAAAGACACGCTGTTGCTCATCGTTGTTCTTCGCCAAAAAGGATTTGTCCAGAATATTATCCAGAAATATAACGGCTTTTTTATTGACCTGCACACGGTGCACGGCGGCTTTGAATACTGGCACGTCGGCGTTGTTGACCGTGATGCTATCAAGCTGATGCTTGCCGAACTGAAAAAAGCAGGCGCAGTGACGGTGCTTTCAATTGGCAAAGTTGATTTTTCCCACACCCTTCTTTCGCCGCAGCAGAAAAAGATTTTTCAATATGCGCATGAACAAGGATATTATCACCTGCCACGCAAAACAACAATTATGCAACTTGCACGCGGCTTGAAATTATCGCCGGCAACAGTCGGCGAGCATCTTCTCAAGGCAGAAAATAAACTGATTAATCGTGCCGCACAGCAGATTTAA
- a CDS encoding multicopper oxidase domain-containing protein: protein MSKSSFFLGVLLFVAGIVFLFLPHDVHLKVTFGINLPHVIHSLIGAGVGLIGLISIFNSRFERSLPFFAVHRRVLKKIVVMLFFLVVTASVFFQASEGSHEPGKASIETDGQHVPDDYADLHTVAQAQMGAVGEVSEFPGIDPTVYLTAWNFDNLPPEERAKFYKETPRADDTMLREYWFYAEETEIEIAPGVFFPAWAYNGQVPGPTIRATEGDTVRIYFTNKAEKPHTMHFHGFHPAEMDGSMPHQLVLPGETFTYEFTAEPFGTHLYHCHSVPLAQHITKGLYGVFIVDPKTDPRPKPNTELVMLMNGFDPNFDGENEVYAVNTVAFYYMKHPIKVKKGELVRIHLSNMLEIDQINSFHLHGNFFDKYNTGTTLTPSDYTDILILGQAERAILDVRFKYPGQYMFHSHKTEFADKGWMGMFEVEE from the coding sequence ATGTCAAAAAGTTCTTTCTTTCTCGGCGTCCTGCTTTTCGTAGCTGGCATTGTATTTCTTTTTCTTCCTCACGATGTACACCTTAAAGTAACCTTTGGCATAAACCTTCCTCACGTCATTCACTCGCTCATTGGCGCCGGTGTTGGACTTATCGGGCTTATCAGTATCTTTAATTCACGCTTTGAGCGTTCGTTGCCTTTTTTTGCTGTGCATCGCCGTGTGCTGAAAAAAATTGTTGTTATGCTGTTCTTTCTTGTTGTCACTGCCAGCGTTTTTTTTCAGGCATCAGAAGGAAGCCACGAGCCGGGCAAGGCGAGCATCGAAACTGATGGTCAGCACGTGCCTGATGATTATGCCGATCTACACACGGTTGCACAAGCGCAAATGGGCGCTGTCGGTGAGGTAAGCGAATTTCCCGGTATTGATCCGACTGTGTATCTAACGGCGTGGAACTTCGACAATCTCCCCCCTGAAGAGCGCGCCAAATTCTACAAAGAAACTCCTCGCGCCGATGATACCATGCTGCGCGAATACTGGTTTTATGCTGAAGAAACAGAAATTGAAATCGCTCCCGGTGTTTTTTTTCCGGCATGGGCATATAATGGGCAAGTTCCTGGCCCCACGATTCGCGCAACTGAAGGAGATACGGTCCGCATTTATTTCACCAACAAGGCAGAAAAACCCCACACCATGCACTTCCACGGCTTCCACCCGGCAGAGATGGACGGTTCCATGCCGCACCAGCTGGTGCTGCCCGGTGAAACCTTTACGTATGAATTCACTGCCGAGCCGTTTGGCACCCACCTGTACCACTGCCATTCAGTTCCCCTTGCCCAGCACATCACCAAGGGATTATACGGCGTCTTTATTGTTGACCCAAAAACTGACCCGCGGCCGAAGCCAAACACAGAACTTGTCATGCTGATGAATGGCTTTGATCCGAACTTTGACGGCGAAAATGAAGTCTATGCTGTCAACACGGTTGCGTTTTATTACATGAAACATCCTATCAAAGTAAAAAAAGGCGAGCTGGTTCGCATTCACTTGAGCAACATGCTCGAGATTGATCAGATTAATTCATTCCATCTTCACGGAAACTTTTTTGACAAATACAACACAGGCACCACCCTGACGCCGAGTGATTATACTGATATTTTGATCCTTGGCCAGGCCGAACGTGCAATCCTTGATGTGCGTTTCAAGTATCCCGGCCAGTACATGTTCCACTCCCACAAAACCGAGTTTGCCGACAAGGGATGGATGGGTATGTTTGAGGTGGAAGAATGA